One Puniceicoccaceae bacterium genomic region harbors:
- a CDS encoding alpha/beta hydrolase, protein MNLKRCPFTLLATLCLSIFLSSASHSAPLDPIPLWPNGAPESVQYDREEYDKTTPEDNRVDGRYVSRLTNVVNPTLTLYPAPASRNTGTTVLVCPGGGYWILANDLEGSEICEWLNSIGVNAVLLKYRVPRREGRAPHEAPLEDAARAMQLIRSKAIEWNLDPTKVGVLGFSAGGHLAATLSNTETFPEIEGVPALEGIAVRPDFSVLIYPAYLVDQDNADALHREVTPTEQTPPTFISISMDDPVRVEGSIAYAMALKTAGVPVELHVYPEGGHGYGLRRTANPVTTWPDRAEDWMRFAGLLE, encoded by the coding sequence ATGAATCTGAAACGCTGCCCCTTCACGCTTCTCGCAACGCTGTGCCTGAGCATATTCCTTTCCAGTGCATCGCACTCCGCCCCGCTCGATCCCATTCCGCTCTGGCCAAACGGGGCACCCGAGTCGGTTCAGTATGACCGCGAAGAATACGACAAGACCACGCCCGAGGATAATCGTGTCGACGGGCGCTATGTCAGCCGCCTCACCAATGTCGTCAATCCCACACTCACGCTTTATCCCGCACCTGCATCGCGCAATACCGGAACCACCGTGCTCGTCTGCCCAGGCGGTGGATACTGGATTCTGGCCAATGACCTCGAAGGCAGCGAAATCTGCGAATGGCTCAACTCGATCGGGGTCAATGCGGTGCTGTTGAAGTACCGCGTCCCGCGCCGTGAGGGACGGGCGCCGCATGAAGCTCCACTTGAGGATGCTGCACGCGCCATGCAACTGATTCGCTCCAAGGCGATTGAGTGGAATCTGGATCCCACAAAAGTGGGTGTGCTCGGATTCAGTGCAGGCGGACACCTCGCCGCAACCCTGAGCAATACCGAAACATTTCCTGAAATCGAGGGAGTTCCCGCCCTGGAAGGCATTGCCGTTCGCCCGGATTTTTCCGTTTTGATCTATCCCGCCTACCTGGTGGACCAAGACAACGCCGATGCACTGCACCGCGAGGTGACTCCAACGGAACAGACCCCGCCCACCTTCATCTCGATTTCCATGGATGACCCCGTGCGCGTGGAAGGTTCCATCGCCTATGCCATGGCGCTCAAGACTGCAGGCGTTCCGGTCGAACTGCACGTCTATCCGGAGGGCGGTCACGGCTACGGACTGCGGCGCACCGCAAATCCGGTCACCACTTGGCCCGACCGCGCCGAGGACTGGATGCGCTTTGCCGGATTGCTGGAATAG
- a CDS encoding DUF1186 domain-containing protein, producing the protein MKPEIHDILKPLEYFSRPYPKAAIDRAIANPSLVINDLKRSIEWSIQEFDTVCDDANYMLNIYALYLLAYFRESSFLPTLIELCRIPDVEELLDDEVTTLAGILASLSIEQPHLLHQIIEDAQANEYVRNCALEALVIHYYHQKLPEPEFKAYLKYLFEEGLERKDSFIWNGIVDTVCDFQFQEFEPEVRFAYEHHLADPSVMGYEEALDQLFGRQPSYFNSKPLHYIDDVHAEMQWWACFREETEEEGDWEDDWEDEDVEYLPPASWVDPNPDPLSRMPVQRPIVYASPKIGRNEPCPCGSGLKYKKCCGKS; encoded by the coding sequence ATGAAGCCCGAAATTCACGACATCCTGAAACCGCTCGAGTATTTTTCCCGACCCTATCCGAAAGCGGCAATTGATCGTGCCATCGCAAATCCATCCCTGGTGATCAACGATCTAAAACGATCCATCGAATGGTCCATCCAGGAATTCGACACCGTTTGCGATGACGCAAACTATATGCTCAACATATATGCCCTGTATCTGCTCGCCTATTTCCGGGAGAGTTCGTTCCTGCCGACCCTCATCGAACTCTGCCGAATTCCGGATGTGGAAGAACTGCTGGATGATGAAGTCACCACTCTCGCAGGCATTCTGGCATCCCTTTCTATCGAACAACCTCACCTGCTCCATCAGATCATCGAAGATGCTCAGGCAAATGAGTATGTTCGCAACTGCGCACTGGAAGCACTCGTCATCCACTATTATCACCAAAAACTACCCGAGCCGGAGTTCAAGGCATACCTGAAATACCTCTTTGAAGAGGGTCTGGAGAGAAAGGACAGTTTCATCTGGAATGGCATCGTGGACACCGTCTGTGATTTCCAGTTTCAGGAGTTTGAACCGGAAGTGCGCTTTGCCTACGAACACCACCTGGCAGATCCGTCCGTCATGGGCTACGAAGAGGCACTGGACCAGCTTTTTGGAAGACAACCGTCCTACTTTAACAGCAAACCCTTGCATTACATCGATGATGTTCATGCGGAGATGCAATGGTGGGCATGTTTTCGCGAAGAAACGGAAGAGGAAGGCGACTGGGAGGACGACTGGGAAGACGAAGACGTCGAATACCTCCCTCCCGCTTCATGGGTAGATCCCAATCCGGACCCACTCTCGCGCATGCCCGTTCAACGTCCCATCGTTTACGCTTCCCCCAAAATCGGAAGGAACGAACCCTGTCCCTGCGGCAGTGGTCTCAAATACAAAAAATGCTGCGGAAAATCCTGA
- a CDS encoding ATP-binding protein produces MPEPQGNAFHETGVPAYRIHELHNMRTGFWAATFGTMADGRLLTLTGGTLSVFDGAQWNPVLESPSHTVFSGLAVNAEGRIFLGASGDWGYLTQHNGKRYQFHSLKLESMPNHRKAAGDYFNVRVFGSRVGFLGENSYIVLEADGSSHVFSDLYRLRTQFSANGQLYIVSETDGMLQYSNGRFVPVQGVNQSSTWQRLITASASLPDGRAMLAIEGQGLVYFDGTRTHALPNRLPEVSTHTIADIQIMDDGMIALAIDNWGLAILSKDGAVLQSITKQEDRRFIRMTHLHANRDGSLWATVATGIAQVVAPSALSFFGHPQNLPLFWPSVYRYEGKLMVTSNRMLYEGIYDSDGRLIRFESRPDFESIPWLNTVYPVDGEGIFFSDNEHLYLRTIDGTTQQIAQDLPVRYFHKDPSHPNRLFLLNHDGVFLLEKQGNSWRYNGKHIVSKGIFNQVHVIDEQGRFWSERGPGKVVRYWVDSDGNLNGRTYGEDGSLGSSWINLYQVNDRVHISAAHTHRVFDPEADAFVESALMGRIQEQIQQPITRPYSFSRTHLLVPTSSGIVVADISDPQAPSLDFETFSTFPDFQPMVMNDIPGEVWIRSESALVRFDPSRMRSEERNLQVRIEQVFIPGDVQTSFLGDNADPDHTAPRHSFPFHPNGLSFRFYADANDRLQPLQFRYTLHGVSERWSEPTHQPIANFVGLREGSYTLFVEALDHFNRTAASTAFSFQILPPWYRHPLTYSAYGAVALLGITGLVLRTRRGALREKQRLELLVAEKTQEHEQAAAAAQQASRAKSQFLANMSHEIRTPINGIIGTSELLEYSGLNREQDNLLQLIRSSANSLLDVIEDILSFSRIEAGRLQLHRETFALEEWIVDCLRVISNRAMLRQLDVFYELKGHHDYVIEADKGRIREVLINLLENALKFTHEGKISVHIEINSVPHENASELTISVRDTGIGIEAEQIPELFEPFHQIDNSDTRSFEGSGLGLSICKGLVELMGGHLSIQSKVNEGTEVSFSIPVVLIQTVNRLSPDLQSRLPQHIVWMGGHAEHCQSFFSVLSDLSVQCRQITEPSQMQEQLGKENLGYVIVEQEESRFFAEITSSLLEAYRSHRIPGFSILSHPQIRFSSQLMPHVLFKPLSLENLVHHISSIAGRRCPDIRRKQPLQTQLQLLRNKRVMIVEDNKVNYKVLDLMLKQSGVTADHAWNGIEAHHFNEQASYDLIFMDIQMPEMDGLSATEIIKAQSPDTYVIGISASALDTDRQTALAHRMDDFITKPVRHESLSAAVERFLSTFPESD; encoded by the coding sequence ATGCCCGAACCACAAGGCAACGCATTTCATGAAACGGGGGTTCCCGCCTACCGCATCCACGAACTGCACAACATGCGCACTGGATTTTGGGCCGCTACCTTTGGCACCATGGCGGACGGACGTTTGCTAACGCTCACTGGGGGGACTCTTTCGGTGTTTGATGGAGCACAGTGGAATCCGGTTCTTGAATCTCCCTCACATACGGTTTTCTCGGGGCTGGCCGTCAATGCAGAGGGCAGAATCTTTCTTGGAGCGTCGGGCGACTGGGGCTACCTCACCCAACACAATGGGAAACGCTACCAGTTCCACTCACTCAAGCTTGAATCCATGCCCAATCACCGCAAAGCAGCAGGCGACTATTTCAATGTCCGGGTCTTCGGATCACGGGTCGGATTTTTGGGAGAAAACAGCTACATCGTGCTTGAAGCGGATGGCTCCAGTCATGTTTTTTCCGATCTCTACCGACTTCGGACTCAGTTCAGCGCAAACGGTCAGCTCTACATCGTCTCGGAAACCGATGGCATGCTTCAATACAGCAATGGCAGGTTCGTGCCGGTGCAGGGCGTGAACCAGTCCTCCACATGGCAGCGGCTCATTACGGCATCCGCTTCCCTTCCGGATGGAAGAGCGATGCTCGCAATTGAAGGGCAAGGGTTGGTGTACTTTGACGGCACCCGCACACACGCTCTACCGAACCGACTTCCCGAAGTAAGCACCCACACCATTGCAGATATTCAGATCATGGATGACGGCATGATCGCACTGGCGATCGACAATTGGGGACTTGCGATTCTCAGCAAAGACGGTGCTGTGCTGCAAAGCATTACCAAACAAGAGGATCGCCGCTTCATCCGCATGACCCACCTTCACGCTAATCGTGACGGTTCCCTCTGGGCCACTGTTGCCACGGGAATTGCCCAGGTGGTTGCGCCAAGCGCTCTTTCCTTTTTTGGACATCCGCAAAACCTTCCGCTCTTCTGGCCATCCGTTTACCGTTACGAAGGGAAATTGATGGTGACCTCCAATCGTATGCTCTACGAAGGGATTTATGATTCGGACGGACGATTGATCCGATTTGAGAGCCGTCCCGATTTTGAATCCATCCCCTGGCTGAATACAGTCTATCCAGTGGACGGAGAGGGCATTTTTTTCAGCGACAACGAACACCTCTACCTGAGGACAATTGACGGCACCACCCAACAAATCGCTCAAGACCTTCCTGTTCGCTATTTTCATAAGGACCCCTCCCATCCGAACCGACTGTTTCTGCTCAACCACGATGGCGTGTTTCTGCTCGAAAAACAGGGGAATTCCTGGCGCTACAACGGCAAACACATCGTATCCAAGGGCATTTTCAATCAAGTGCATGTGATCGATGAGCAGGGACGATTCTGGAGCGAGCGCGGTCCGGGGAAAGTGGTACGCTATTGGGTCGATTCCGACGGAAACCTGAACGGGCGCACCTACGGGGAAGATGGCTCACTGGGGTCGTCGTGGATCAACCTCTATCAGGTCAATGATCGTGTCCACATCTCCGCAGCACACACCCACCGGGTTTTTGATCCGGAGGCAGACGCCTTTGTCGAGTCTGCATTGATGGGGCGCATTCAGGAACAAATCCAGCAACCCATCACAAGGCCCTATTCCTTCTCACGCACCCACTTGTTGGTCCCAACATCCAGCGGAATCGTTGTGGCAGACATTTCCGATCCGCAAGCTCCCTCTCTGGATTTTGAGACATTCTCCACTTTCCCCGATTTCCAACCCATGGTCATGAATGACATTCCTGGTGAAGTGTGGATACGCAGTGAAAGTGCGCTGGTTCGCTTTGATCCCTCACGAATGCGATCAGAGGAACGAAACCTGCAAGTGCGCATCGAACAGGTCTTTATTCCCGGCGATGTTCAAACATCATTTTTAGGCGACAATGCAGATCCCGACCATACAGCTCCCAGGCATTCCTTTCCCTTTCACCCGAACGGTTTGAGTTTTCGATTCTATGCCGATGCGAATGACCGACTGCAACCGCTACAGTTCCGCTATACCCTGCACGGAGTGTCCGAACGCTGGTCCGAGCCCACCCACCAGCCTATCGCCAATTTTGTCGGTCTTCGGGAAGGTTCCTATACCTTGTTTGTCGAAGCCCTGGATCACTTCAATCGCACAGCCGCCAGCACAGCGTTTTCCTTCCAGATATTACCACCCTGGTATCGCCACCCACTCACCTACAGCGCGTATGGTGCGGTCGCTTTGCTCGGCATTACAGGACTCGTTCTGCGAACCCGACGCGGTGCCCTCCGGGAGAAACAAAGACTCGAGCTCCTGGTAGCCGAAAAAACCCAGGAACACGAACAGGCAGCGGCGGCTGCCCAACAGGCCTCTCGTGCAAAAAGCCAGTTTCTTGCCAACATGAGCCATGAAATCCGCACTCCCATCAATGGCATCATCGGAACCTCAGAACTCTTGGAATACAGTGGACTCAACCGCGAACAAGATAACCTGCTGCAACTGATTCGCAGCAGTGCAAACAGTCTGCTCGATGTGATCGAAGACATACTCAGTTTCTCACGTATCGAAGCCGGACGCCTGCAGCTGCACCGGGAAACCTTTGCGCTGGAGGAATGGATTGTCGACTGTCTGCGGGTCATTTCAAACCGTGCCATGCTGCGCCAACTCGATGTGTTCTACGAACTGAAAGGACACCATGATTACGTGATCGAAGCAGACAAGGGTCGCATCCGCGAAGTTCTCATCAATTTGCTCGAAAACGCACTGAAATTCACTCACGAGGGAAAGATCTCCGTGCACATCGAGATCAACTCCGTGCCCCATGAAAATGCAAGCGAACTCACGATTTCGGTGAGGGATACGGGTATCGGAATCGAAGCCGAGCAGATACCGGAACTGTTTGAGCCATTTCATCAGATTGACAACTCCGATACCCGCAGTTTTGAGGGTTCAGGGCTGGGACTGTCGATCTGCAAAGGGCTGGTGGAGCTGATGGGAGGACACCTTTCGATTCAAAGCAAGGTCAACGAAGGCACGGAGGTTTCCTTTTCAATTCCTGTGGTGCTGATCCAAACTGTCAACCGGCTCTCTCCCGATCTACAGTCCCGCTTGCCACAGCACATCGTCTGGATGGGTGGTCATGCCGAACACTGTCAGAGCTTTTTTTCGGTTCTATCGGATTTATCAGTGCAGTGCCGACAGATTACAGAGCCATCACAGATGCAGGAGCAGCTCGGCAAAGAGAACCTCGGATATGTCATCGTCGAACAGGAGGAATCCCGCTTCTTTGCAGAAATCACCTCATCCTTGCTCGAAGCATACCGGAGTCACCGCATCCCCGGGTTTTCCATTCTCTCTCATCCGCAAATCCGCTTCTCCAGTCAACTGATGCCTCACGTCCTGTTCAAACCGCTTTCGCTGGAGAATCTGGTGCACCACATCAGCTCCATTGCCGGGCGCCGATGTCCCGACATTCGCCGGAAACAACCACTGCAAACGCAGCTGCAACTGTTGCGCAACAAGCGCGTGATGATCGTCGAGGACAACAAGGTCAACTACAAGGTGCTCGACCTCATGCTCAAACAGAGCGGTGTGACTGCTGACCACGCATGGAATGGAATCGAAGCGCATCATTTCAACGAGCAAGCCAGCTATGATTTGATTTTCATGGACATCCAGATGCCCGAGATGGATGGCCTATCCGCCACCGAAATCATTAAAGCCCAATCTCCAGATACCTACGTCATTGGAATTTCCGCCAGTGCGCTCGATACGGACCGGCAGACCGCACTCGCCCATCGCATGGACGATTTCATCACCAAACCCGTGCGCCACGAATCCCTCTCAGCCGCCGTCGAACGTTTCCTTTCAACATTCCCAGAGAGCGATTGA
- a CDS encoding PadR family transcriptional regulator: MELRRGSLVMAALTALQQEAYGYALRKRLSEAGLQVDEGTLYPLIRRLEEQGLLESRWDASDEGRRRRYYTISPDGHALLLELQTEWECIRQSLEQLTQSSTS, translated from the coding sequence ATGGAACTGCGACGAGGCAGCCTGGTCATGGCAGCCTTAACCGCACTGCAACAGGAAGCCTATGGCTACGCACTTCGCAAGCGCCTGAGTGAAGCAGGTCTGCAGGTTGACGAGGGAACGCTCTACCCACTGATTCGCCGCCTCGAAGAACAGGGGCTGCTCGAGAGTCGCTGGGATGCTTCCGACGAAGGACGGCGCCGCCGCTACTATACCATCTCGCCCGATGGCCATGCCCTGCTTCTGGAACTTCAGACCGAATGGGAATGCATCCGTCAATCTCTTGAACAACTCACCCAATCATCGACATCATGA
- a CDS encoding prolyl oligopeptidase family serine peptidase: MKTPPFWIRFVGLLSLSVVAALTHAAGAEGSERTRDYTLIVSGFDWGPAANKVVLPLGASASEAHASQFQVTVKRSSSLSDLAPERRAGLRNVVMGYVSDSEGNRSESGQYFTLVLSVGPDDALASPMEYIAHRNHWIDYQLTVMDRTTERVWDRETRRIRPVVDAFNLDGVYEHDNGQRLTYAYFEPPLHSEKSHPLIIWLHGGGEGGTDPSIPLMANLASNYATPGIQLYFEGAYVLVPQTPTFWMQAQDGEYTRGDREDIQHEALMGLIRQFVMTHAQVDVNRIYVGGCSNGGYMSLKLVLEHPDFFAAAFPVALGYHAEFLSDAQIERIQSVPMWLVHSADDETLSVHETALPLYKRLLAAGAKSVHFSLYERVVDIRGFFGGDDYWYNGHFSWIYCHANHCRFDYDGSPVKIEGRPVSIMEWLAAQWR, from the coding sequence ATGAAAACCCCACCTTTCTGGATTCGATTTGTTGGTCTGCTTTCCCTTTCAGTTGTCGCTGCTCTGACGCATGCGGCAGGTGCGGAGGGATCTGAACGGACAAGGGACTACACCTTGATTGTCAGCGGGTTTGATTGGGGGCCGGCGGCAAACAAGGTCGTGCTGCCGTTGGGAGCGTCGGCATCAGAGGCACACGCATCGCAATTTCAGGTAACGGTAAAACGAAGCTCCAGTCTCTCCGATCTTGCTCCGGAACGTCGGGCGGGCTTGAGGAATGTGGTGATGGGATATGTGTCGGACAGCGAGGGGAACCGCTCTGAGTCTGGGCAGTATTTCACCTTGGTGTTGTCGGTGGGGCCTGACGATGCACTCGCTTCACCCATGGAATACATCGCCCACCGGAATCACTGGATCGACTATCAACTGACAGTCATGGATCGCACGACGGAGCGCGTATGGGATCGCGAAACAAGGCGCATTCGCCCTGTAGTGGACGCGTTCAATCTGGATGGTGTCTATGAGCATGATAACGGACAGAGACTGACCTACGCCTATTTTGAACCTCCATTGCATTCCGAAAAATCTCACCCCTTGATCATTTGGCTGCATGGCGGTGGTGAAGGAGGAACTGACCCCTCGATTCCACTCATGGCGAACTTGGCGAGCAACTATGCCACACCTGGGATTCAGCTGTATTTTGAGGGTGCGTATGTGCTTGTGCCGCAAACGCCGACATTCTGGATGCAGGCGCAAGATGGGGAGTACACAAGAGGGGATCGTGAGGATATCCAGCACGAAGCGTTGATGGGACTCATTCGTCAGTTTGTCATGACACATGCGCAGGTGGATGTGAATCGCATCTATGTGGGAGGTTGTTCGAACGGAGGCTACATGAGTCTGAAACTGGTGCTCGAACACCCGGACTTTTTTGCCGCGGCGTTTCCGGTTGCCCTTGGTTATCATGCAGAATTCCTCTCAGACGCGCAGATTGAGCGAATCCAGTCGGTTCCCATGTGGTTGGTGCATTCAGCGGATGATGAGACGTTGTCCGTTCACGAAACTGCCCTGCCGCTTTACAAGCGACTCTTGGCTGCTGGCGCAAAAAGTGTGCATTTTTCGCTCTATGAGCGGGTGGTGGACATCCGTGGATTTTTTGGAGGAGACGATTATTGGTACAACGGTCATTTTTCATGGATCTATTGCCACGCCAATCACTGTCGCTTCGACTATGATGGGTCACCTGTGAAGATTGAGGGAAGACCCGTGAGCATTATGGAGTGGCTGGCGGCGCAGTGGCGCTGA
- a CDS encoding glycoside hydrolase family 5 protein translates to MKPVRTLFTLSVLAATAWSGCSRSSLPEEVPVLSRLSVEGTQLVNEAGEPVVLRGVSYGWHNWWPRFYNKESVKWLKDDWGVDVVRAAIGIHLEEPELTYNEEPERAVKIISKVIDGAIEHGVYVIIDFHSHELELELAKTFFRQMAEQYGQYPNIIYEIFNEPVHQSWEEVKAYSEEVIAVIREIDPHNVILVGSPHWDQDLHLVADDPITGAASHNIMYTLHYYAATHGDYLRERGDYALSKGIPLFISESAGMEASGDGPIDLEAWKVWRDWAEDRKISWITWSIADKNETCSFLLPSAASKGGWSAEDMKESGRLTRQLLREKAGLE, encoded by the coding sequence ATGAAACCTGTTCGAACCCTGTTCACCCTGTCTGTTCTTGCAGCGACCGCTTGGAGCGGTTGCTCCCGCTCATCCCTTCCAGAGGAAGTGCCTGTGCTTTCACGCCTCTCTGTGGAAGGCACCCAACTTGTCAACGAGGCGGGTGAACCCGTTGTTCTGCGCGGTGTCAGCTATGGGTGGCACAACTGGTGGCCACGCTTCTACAATAAGGAAAGTGTGAAGTGGTTGAAGGACGACTGGGGCGTGGATGTCGTGCGTGCGGCGATTGGAATTCACCTGGAGGAACCGGAGCTGACTTACAATGAAGAACCGGAGCGTGCCGTGAAGATCATTTCCAAGGTGATCGACGGTGCCATCGAACATGGCGTGTATGTGATTATCGATTTCCACAGCCATGAGCTTGAACTCGAGCTGGCAAAAACGTTCTTCCGACAGATGGCAGAGCAATACGGGCAGTATCCCAACATCATCTACGAGATTTTTAATGAACCTGTGCACCAGAGCTGGGAGGAGGTGAAGGCGTATTCCGAAGAAGTGATCGCCGTGATCCGCGAAATCGATCCCCACAATGTAATCCTGGTCGGCAGCCCGCACTGGGATCAGGATCTGCACCTCGTCGCCGACGACCCGATTACGGGCGCGGCATCTCACAACATCATGTACACCTTGCACTACTACGCGGCAACGCATGGTGACTACCTGCGTGAGCGTGGGGACTATGCCCTGAGCAAGGGTATTCCGCTCTTCATTTCCGAATCGGCTGGCATGGAAGCCAGCGGAGATGGTCCCATCGATCTTGAGGCGTGGAAGGTCTGGCGTGACTGGGCTGAGGATCGCAAGATCAGCTGGATTACCTGGTCGATTGCGGACAAGAATGAAACCTGCTCCTTTCTGCTGCCCAGTGCCGCCAGCAAGGGGGGGTGGAGTGCAGAGGATATGAAGGAATCCGGTCGTCTGACCCGTCAGCTCCTGCGCGAAAAAGCGGGTCTGGAGTGA
- a CDS encoding serine hydrolase, with amino-acid sequence MKLTPCILLLLASTAALASNPASSIKALQHELERWAGNQTGAIIAITVEGDTTQLAKAGRWSAKEERLPDVHTAFELGSISKVFTALLTADAVESGKLNWDDAIGGDFAQSPVTYAMLATHTSGLPRLPEDFPFENMEDPYAKLSLADLHHSFQQAIAAAQGKALPDKWSYSNFGFAVLGQAVAAELDHSYPVALRQHVLAPLQLTETWYSGTDNDSANTSRLAPGHHSAGVASRWRFDAYGPAGAWVSTAADMERFMRAMLAGNKPWVSTMEPRAETGGADAMGYGWMIRMVEGSPVFWHGGGTGGYRSFIGIQPDTQRGITILAARDVEVADIGLGWFQGILHEPTANSVMETLSLDEFVGDYPLAPQFILAVFQGEQGELRAQATGQPSFALTAQGNDTFAFEGVAARLSFERDAEDQVRALTLHQAGQELHAPRHPLGSLQSKPKGITLTPEQLKGLEGDYELAPTFVITISVSEAQVFAQATGQPRFPIYASGPDEFFYEVVDARITFERNSEGAITQLVLHQNGQDLPGKKR; translated from the coding sequence ATGAAACTCACTCCCTGCATTCTGCTTCTCCTCGCATCCACCGCCGCTTTGGCCAGCAATCCTGCTTCCTCGATCAAGGCTCTTCAGCACGAACTCGAGCGTTGGGCGGGCAATCAAACCGGTGCGATCATCGCCATCACCGTCGAGGGAGACACCACGCAGCTGGCAAAAGCAGGACGTTGGTCTGCCAAAGAAGAACGCCTGCCAGATGTGCACACCGCCTTTGAACTCGGTTCCATCTCCAAAGTTTTCACCGCGCTGCTTACCGCAGACGCAGTTGAGTCCGGTAAGCTGAACTGGGATGACGCCATCGGAGGTGATTTTGCGCAATCCCCTGTTACCTATGCCATGCTGGCGACCCACACCTCGGGCCTGCCAAGATTGCCGGAAGATTTCCCATTTGAAAACATGGAGGATCCTTACGCCAAACTCAGCCTTGCAGACCTGCACCATTCCTTCCAACAAGCCATTGCTGCAGCGCAAGGCAAAGCCCTTCCCGACAAATGGAGCTATTCCAATTTCGGTTTTGCAGTGCTCGGACAAGCCGTTGCGGCGGAACTCGATCACTCCTACCCTGTCGCACTCAGGCAGCACGTGCTTGCCCCCCTTCAACTCACCGAAACCTGGTACTCTGGAACCGACAATGATAGTGCAAACACCTCCAGACTCGCACCAGGTCACCATTCTGCAGGAGTCGCCTCACGCTGGCGATTTGACGCCTACGGTCCCGCTGGAGCCTGGGTCAGCACTGCTGCAGACATGGAGCGATTCATGCGCGCGATGCTGGCTGGGAATAAACCCTGGGTGAGCACCATGGAACCCAGGGCCGAGACTGGAGGAGCAGATGCCATGGGCTATGGCTGGATGATCCGCATGGTGGAGGGATCTCCCGTCTTTTGGCACGGTGGAGGCACGGGGGGTTACCGAAGTTTCATCGGAATACAGCCAGATACCCAACGGGGTATCACCATCCTCGCCGCTCGGGATGTCGAGGTCGCCGACATCGGGCTTGGCTGGTTTCAGGGCATTTTGCATGAACCGACTGCAAACTCCGTTATGGAGACACTTTCTCTCGACGAATTCGTCGGAGACTATCCGCTCGCACCGCAATTCATTCTCGCGGTTTTCCAGGGAGAACAGGGAGAACTCCGTGCTCAGGCGACGGGACAGCCCAGCTTCGCACTGACTGCACAAGGAAACGATACATTTGCATTCGAAGGGGTTGCAGCACGGCTAAGCTTCGAACGCGACGCTGAAGATCAGGTCCGTGCATTGACGCTGCATCAGGCAGGTCAGGAACTGCACGCACCACGCCACCCCCTCGGCAGCCTCCAGTCAAAACCTAAAGGCATCACACTGACACCGGAGCAACTCAAAGGCCTGGAGGGCGACTACGAGCTTGCGCCAACCTTCGTCATCACGATCTCCGTCAGTGAGGCTCAGGTCTTCGCTCAGGCGACAGGACAGCCACGCTTCCCCATCTACGCATCGGGTCCGGATGAATTCTTTTACGAGGTAGTGGACGCGCGCATCACTTTTGAGCGAAATTCCGAAGGAGCCATAACTCAACTGGTGCTTCACCAAAACGGACAAGACCTTCCCGGGAAAAAACGCTGA
- a CDS encoding sigma-70 family RNA polymerase sigma factor, whose amino-acid sequence MIFTDQQTQCFADWMEEHGAILQKLSRAYAPEPVDEQDLLQEMRVQLWRSVPRFRNQAKPSTWIYRVCLNTALTWRRTQRRREARVVNQPESIEVATSEDHNPACQQDRSDLMHSLMRSVRQLPATERSLIVLALDGLSYREISEVTGMTENHIGVALNRARKRLTQLLEEVSDEI is encoded by the coding sequence ATGATATTCACTGATCAGCAAACCCAATGTTTTGCCGACTGGATGGAAGAGCACGGAGCGATTCTGCAGAAATTGAGTCGTGCCTACGCACCTGAACCCGTCGATGAGCAAGACCTGCTCCAGGAAATGCGAGTGCAGCTCTGGCGTTCCGTGCCGCGTTTCCGAAACCAGGCCAAACCCTCCACCTGGATCTACCGCGTTTGCCTCAATACCGCCCTCACCTGGCGTCGCACCCAGCGCCGCCGGGAAGCGCGTGTTGTCAACCAACCCGAATCCATCGAAGTCGCCACAAGCGAGGACCACAACCCGGCCTGCCAACAGGATCGAAGCGACCTGATGCATTCCCTGATGCGATCCGTTCGCCAGCTCCCCGCTACTGAGCGCTCCCTCATCGTACTCGCACTCGATGGCCTCAGCTATCGCGAGATTTCCGAAGTCACGGGCATGACGGAAAACCATATCGGTGTGGCCCTGAACCGTGCCCGCAAACGACTCACCCAATTGTTAGAGGAGGTAAGTGATGAAATTTGA